One part of the Gossypium raimondii isolate GPD5lz chromosome 1, ASM2569854v1, whole genome shotgun sequence genome encodes these proteins:
- the LOC105785844 gene encoding photosystem II core complex proteins psbY, chloroplastic, with the protein MAASVATMAMLNAKCLSISSTKMSSPTKPTPKPFSLLSMQNLPKGLTISKPANNSNLPSSLAGSAIAGAIFSTLSSCDPALAAQQIAEIAEGDNRGLALLLPIIPAIAWVLFNILQPALNQLNRMRSSKGVIIGLGLGGLAASGFMSTPEASASEIAMVADAASSDNRGTLLLFVVAPALLWVAYNILQPALNQLNRMRSQ; encoded by the coding sequence atggcaGCAAGTGTAGCAACAATGGCGATGCTCAATGCAAAATGCCTAAGCATCAGCTCAACTAAGATGAGCAGCCCAACAAAGCCAACCCCAAAGCCCTTCTCCCTTCTCTCCATGCAGAACCTCCCCAAAGGCCTCACCATCTCAAAACCAGCCAACAACTCAAACCTACCGTCTTCACTCGCTGGCAGCGCCATTGCTGGAGCTATCTTCTCAACCTTGAGCTCATGTGACCCCGCCTTAGCTGCACAGCAGATTGCTGAAATAGCTGAAGGAGACAACCGTGGGCTAGCTCTATTGCTTCCCATAATCCCAGCGATCGCTTGGGTCCTCTTCAACATCCTCCAGCCAGCACTTAACCAGCTGAACCGAATGAGGAGCTCCAAAGGGGTTATCATAGGGCTAGGGCTCGGAGGATTGGCTGCATCAGGGTTCATGTCAACACCGGAAGCATCGGCCAGTGAGATAGCTATGGTAGCTGATGCTGCATCTAGTGACAATAGGGGTACCCTTCTCCTCTTCGTTGTAGCACCAGCTCTTCTTTGGGTGGCCTACAACATTCTGCAACCGGCTTTGAACCAGCTTAATAGGATGAGATCTCAGTGA